The Leishmania donovani BPK282A1 complete genome, chromosome 23 DNA segment gccgacacAGCCGTCTTGTCATCACCACCCATGTTCAGCGTCGCGCCGAGGGCCGGAATCTTCTTCATCTGGTAAGCCCCACACTGCCCCTTCATCTGCCGGTAGACCTCCATGACTTGCTTGatgccggtggcgccgaccGGGTGGccaaaggagaggaggccgccACCGGTGTTAACAGGGATGCGGCCCTCGAGCGTCGTTTCACCGTTGCGGATGAGGTCCTTCGCGTGACCGTACTCGGCGATCCCGAGCGCCTCGTACATGAGCATCTCGGCAATCGTGAAGCAGTCGTGCACCTCCGCGACGTTGAGGTCCGACGGCTTTACGTTTGCCATCGACAGCGCCTTCTGCGCTGCCTGGCGGGAGGTGAACATGCAGCATGCATCATCGGGGTCCTCGTAAAGGTTGCTCACGGCGCAAGCGATCGACTTGATCTCGACGAGGCGACTGTCGTTCGGGCTAAGGCCCATCTTCTTGAGGCCCTCCTCGTTGGCCAGAAcgacgccggcaccgccgtcgctcaCCTGCGAGCAGTCCGTCATGCGCAGGTACTCTTTGTAAGTCTCGTTGCCGAGAAACTTCACGTTACTCGGGTCCTCGCCGTTGCACTGCTCAAACGATAGCTTGCgggtgtgcatgtgggcGAGAGGGTTCCTGTTGCCGTTGGCGTACGCCTTggccgccacgcgcgccgTGTCCTCCATTGTGAAATGGTTGTGTTCGGCAATGTACTTCATGCGCTTGGCAAACAAGCACGGGAATGTGAAGTCGTCCAGcttgcgctggcgctggtAGTCCGCGGCACGGGCGAGGTAGTCGCCACCAACGCGCGCGGTCGCCGTCGTTTGCACCTCGACACCAACGGCGAGGGCGATGTCGGCCGAGCCGGCTTTGAGGGCGTTCGTCGCCGATATGACGGCGAGACCGccagacgcgcacgcgccctcGACACGCATGGCGGGCTTGTACATTAGCGGGTTTTTCGCAGCGGCTTGACCGTAAGTGAGGCTACCGATCGCCGCCGGGCCGAGGTGACCCTGGCTCGAGAAGAGCTCGCCGAGGAAGTTGCCGACAACCACTTGGTCTACAATGTCCTCCTTGCCGTTGAGGCCGGTGTTCCCTATCGTGTGCTGCACTGTCGTGGCGAGGATCTCCTCGAGCGTCATGTTTTGCTTCTTGCCAAAGTCTGGATGCTTCTTGTCAATGAAGAGCTTGCTGCCCTTGCCCACGAACGGGGTGATGTGGCCTCCCACGATGAACACGCGGGGCGCCGCCTGCCGGTGCGTCAAGCTAGAGCGGAACATATTGTTTCTCCCTTTTATGTGTGGTTGTGTGAAGGCTTCGCTGTTCTTGCGTGTGGAAAAAAAACGTTTTTAGGAAAgatggggaagaggggaggagggcggggcgaTGGACAGTTGTCAAGCGTGAAGCCGCGGAGTGGCCACTGAAAAGGTCGAGTAGAGAGGAGAACCCAAAAAAAATGGTGGACTGTAGCACataaaagaaaaagagagaaaacgctgggcaaagagggagagctAAATGATCGTATGGATAGGCGACAACTTCCAGCCACACAGGGGAAGAAAAAGAACCGGTGCGCAGGATTCGAAGACGGGTTGTCAGGGAAATGCGATATATGTGTGGGTGTTCGATCGTCATGCCCGCGCGCGAATCGATgagccacacgcgcacgatATTGTGGAGAGAACGGGGAGATtcgagagaagggagaggaggattTATGTCAAAGGGAGGGCAGTGCGAGCGTATGCGCATCTGCATGCGAGTAAGCACTCGCATCATGCGACAGAGTCTGCTAGAGCATTCAGCGACGCCGCGTTCAGCGCACGATAAGGCAGCACCGGTCCCATCATCACGACCACACTCAGAATACCGAAGAATTATCAAGAGCGGCATGCCGAGGACATGCCGCTCTTCACAGCAGTCCGCTAAAAGCTACGGGCCAACGATCCCATCTTTTGCCTCTAGCGCCCCTTCCTACGGTCGCGCCTGTACCGCGGGctggagaaagagaggccCACAGGCTGCCGCGACGAAGCGCGACAACAGACGAGAGGGGCAGGGCAGCCTCGAAGCGTGCTCCCAATCTGACcgtgtggaggagagggagggtgcagACCAGCCGACGGGGCGGTCTGGAAAGGTCGCGAAAGCAGTCTATCGAATTCCGCGTTGGTTCGACGCATCGGCGGTTGGCGCCTGCGAGGGAGCGCATTCGGTCATACGAGTCCGAGGCAAAGGCAAAGCAAGAGAAACACCCAGGAACAGCGGCACTCTTGCACGTTCCCCAACGGACCActacacacagagagagccgCACgaagcggggggagggggcaccaGTAAAGTCACCCGTACTCGTTCGCCTCAGCCATCACCCTCCCTGACTCTCGATGGCGTGTGAGAGGTGAGCAGGGAGaccggaggaggagaggaagggggaaggggggcaaTATCCTCCGtagaaagagaaagagagcggaGAAGACGGCCAGAGAGGATGGGGGAAGGAGACGTTGCCGGATGTTGACCTCAGTGCTGTGCGGTCGGTCCCTCTCGcatgcgtgtgagtgtgtatGCGAGGCTTCCGTCTAGCGCGTTCCCTCCCAGTTGTTCTTGGACATCCACGGCGCGCCAATGTAGTAGTGGCGGTAGCGGATGTAGGTGTCGGAGGTGGGGTAGTCTAGGGTGCTGGGCTTGAAGATCTTGCGCAGCTCATCGACCTTCTCCTTCGGGTAGTGCTGCTCAAGGCAGTCGAAGTGGGCCTCGATCTTATACTCGCAGTTGCCGCCCTGTGCAAGGCAGAAATCGCGGGCCCAGCGCGTCTCGgggcacggcagccgcggatGCTGATCagagcacggcagcggcaccccgTGCTTGGGGTACTCCGACAGGATCTTCGGAAATGTCTTCCACGTATCGAGGCCCATGGTTGCTATTGGTTTCTAGGGGAGATGCAAGCCGCTCTTTGGAAAGGGGCTACGACGATACAACGGGATTCCGCTACGTGCGAGTGGCGTCTCTGGTGTCCTCTGGCGGCGATCGaggacggcgctgacggGAATACAATctaaaaagaaaaacaggTAACGGCTGGTGTGCCTTAGCCACCTTTCCCCGTCTTCTTTTTCGCTAACGCTATTCCTACGGAGCTACTTGTACAACAGCAGATGATTGGCCACTGCCCGAGGTGTTTTGGTAAGCCGTTATCCTATAGAAAGGAGCGCGTGTCAGCTTTCGAGTGAGCTGGTGCGCTGTGATGAAGGGCGGTGGATGTTCCCCCTTCGCGAGAGCAACGCCGGAGAGGAAGTGAAGTGCACGTAAACGGCAAGAAGAAATGGGTGGCTGGTAAAACAGGGCGAGGGGCACCGCCAGCAaacacgcaggcgcacacgtacgcggGCCACGGTGAAGATGCTGAGAGACTCAAGCACTTCTTTCCCCGCCATCGCTTGGTGGCCATCAGCGAGCCTGCACCGTGTACGCAGTGATGCCGCTACAGGTGAGCTGGAGGTGAGTGAGACGGTGAATGCAAGACCGCATAAAACCCGCTGCGCAACGGTGCAGTTCTAGCACGTCGAACGGCCCTTAAGCAAGGCTTGAACTCAGTGAGGCAGAACTATCCACACTTCTTTCTCATTGTACCGAAACCGCTTCACTGGCGAGCTCGCACTCAGCACAAATGCCTATattcttcgtttttttctctctgtttttcgtgctgctgctgtcaccACGCTTCTTCTCGTTAGTTACAGCGCTGGGGaatgagggagagagaaatggATTTCAGTCCGTCTTCAGCTCGCGTGCTCACGCAcagggaaagaggagcaAACCGAAACGGGGGAATGAAAACACACAGAAACGCAAAAGAGGCACAAAGACGAGCATGCCGTCCTCGTGGGATGGATGCCGCCGAAAATGCAATCCCACCATCGGCCTGTGTGCAAAGCCCACCTcgtcacgcacacatacatatatatatatatatacaccGTGTTTGTGCACAGGATTCGTTCCGTGAACAGAAATCGCACGCACCGACAAAATAtggcacacatgcacacgtacacacacacacacatatatatatatatacatatgaAAATGCAGAAGTCTTCCCGCTactttttcgttgttgttgctgcgggCTTGTTCGCCCGCCACGGCGTCCAAAGAGCAAGGATGCAAGGATGGTAAATATAGCGAGGCTGGTGTCTTGTGAGCGACTTGCTTAGGCAAGGGAGCGTGGGATGGAAATGGGGGACGAGCACGGGAATCCGCGTGACATGAATGGCAAGGCATCAGATTGGGCGTAAGGTGTAGCCGACACGCCTGTGTGCGACCGCGTGCTTGacggggtggtggtggacaacgatggagggagaaggaaatggaagggagggaaaggcAGGGCAGAGATGGAGATAGAAATGGAAAACAACAAATGGAGAAAAGAAACACGAGCAAGATAAAAGGGGAAatatatagagagagtgAAAAGGAgtcaaaagaaaaagaaagactCTTACACAAACGTATACGCTTAACGGCGAGGTTGTAAGAGAGACACGTCGACACGCGTCGACGAACAACATCagtcaccgccaccgccacagcaaGAATAAGCTCACCTGCAGCGCATATCCTcaaagacacacgcacacacacaaaaaaagggaaaaataATACATGGCgaagaggaaagggaagaagagTGTGAGGGGTttggagaagagggaggagggcaagggACAATGAATGAGAAAGTAAGGAagaaccaaaaaaaaagagagaacgcGCACGTGTTTAGGTATGTCGAAGTGTCCATTTAAAGAGTGAAAACAGACGTACTCATCAATCGAGAAGGAACCGAGAGAGAGTAAGAAAGAGGTTGGGGAAGTACACAAATATGAGCATATATGTGTACCTATACCTATGcgcatacatatatgtgtgtatatatatgcataccCATAGACACACATAGAGTTCAGCAAGACCCGGCAatcaaagaaaaagaagacgaagaaaaacaaaTACCGAAAGGAGagtatgtatgtgtgtgtgtgtgtttgtgtgtagggagggagggagggaaggggagagtgGGGAAAAGAAACAAGCGCACAGGgaagcagaagcagcacTAGGTAGACAGGGAAGCGAGCAACATGCAAGGGTGTATccaaacgaaaagaaaaaagcaaagaaacATGGAGACACACAGCACAGCGATACGtacaaaaagaagaaaatcggtaaaaaaggaaagaaaagagagagcaaggGAGACAGGGAAGTATTCCAtcagaagagagagagcaacagATAAAACAGATATTCTGCGTTCTAAACCCTACGCTTCGTTTGTTTCGGCTGCCCCCTTTCATCATCGGCCCCAGTATGATAAGTTAGCGCTGCATGTTGCGGACACGTGCGCCAACGTTTCCCGCGTGTGCCTTTCTGCTCTTGACTACGTTCTGCCTTTTTACTCGTTGTGTCACGCCTGTAGCTGCACTGCCGCTCCTTTCCAGTGAAGGAATTCACCTTCCTTTCACTTTCTCGTGCCACGGctcccaaaaaaaaaagtcgGCGTGTTTGAGCAAGGTGATGTGCGTATaccttgttttttttcttttcgcctcCAAGTGTCCCTTCTGCCACGATCAACTCAGCAAAGTATATGCATACAACCTCAGCTCACCTACTTTTGCTACATGACGGCTATGTCAAGGGCGCCGGGCCGACCAACACCGGTGGAAGCCGCTCCGCCCACTGCATGCAGCGCAGACTAGGTCCACGGTCAGGCTCGGCATCACTGCAATGCAGCAaaggcagagaaaaaaaagaatacGACGTGGATGTATCTACTTGTTGAATCGCCAACGCGATCCGTAGTAAGCTGG contains these protein-coding regions:
- a CDS encoding 3-ketoacyl-CoA thiolase-like protein is translated as MFRSSLTHRQAAPRVFIVGGHITPFVGKGSKLFIDKKHPDFGKKQNMTLEEILATTVQHTIGNTGLNGKEDIVDQVVVGNFLGELFSSQGHLGPAAIGSLTYGQAAAKNPLMYKPAMRVEGACASGGLAVISATNALKAGSADIALAVGVEVQTTATARVGGDYLARAADYQRQRKLDDFTFPCLFAKRMKYIAEHNHFTMEDTARVAAKAYANGNRNPLAHMHTRKLSFEQCNGEDPSNVKFLGNETYKEYLRMTDCSQVSDGGAGVVLANEEGLKKMGLSPNDSRLVEIKSIACAVSNLYEDPDDACCMFTSRQAAQKALSMANVKPSDLNVAEVHDCFTIAEMLMYEALGIAEYGHAKDLIRNGETTLEGRIPVNTGGGLLSFGHPVGATGIKQVMEVYRQMKGQCGAYQMKKIPALGATLNMGGDDKTAVSAVLQNI